In Bacillota bacterium, one genomic interval encodes:
- a CDS encoding heavy metal-binding domain-containing protein: MLVSTTPNIEGKKIVKYLGLVSGEAIMGANIFKDLFAGLRDIVGGRSGTYEQELRKAKTLALDEMVDQAGKLGANAVVGVDLDYETIGTGAGGNMLMVSASGTAVLFEE; encoded by the coding sequence ATGCTGGTGTCGACTACGCCGAATATCGAAGGGAAGAAAATAGTCAAGTATCTCGGCCTGGTAAGCGGCGAGGCGATCATGGGGGCCAATATATTTAAGGACCTTTTTGCCGGTTTACGGGATATTGTCGGGGGAAGATCCGGGACATACGAACAGGAGTTGCGGAAGGCCAAAACCCTTGCTCTTGACGAAATGGTCGATCAGGCGGGAAAACTTGGCGCAAACGCCGTGGTGGGGGTGGACCTGGACTATGAGACCATCGGCACCGGTGCGGGCGGAAACATGCTGATGGTCAGCGCGAGCGGCACCGCCGTGCTTTTCGAGGAGTAA
- a CDS encoding thymidine phosphorylase: MEAGRIIRKKRDGERLTAREISWFIQKYVSGEIPDYQAAAWLMAVYIRGFNSAETVALTEALLRSGERLDLSGISGIKVDKHSTGGVGDKTTLVLAPLVAAAGAKMAKMSGRGLGHTGGTVDKLESIPGFNTALEPEAFIAQVNRVGVAVVAQTEAIVPGDRKLYALRDVTATVDNIPLIAASVMSKKLACGADAIVLDVKTGSGAFIEDAEAAWELARLMVSIGQRAGRRVAALITNMDQPLGYAIGNAIEVAEAIATLGGQGPLDLTELCLGLGSRMLVLGGLASNLEEARSRLQEMLWDGSAFAKFKEWVQAQGGNPRVADDPGILPQAPQKIPVLSPRAGYVVQINAQPVGEAARLLGAGRSRKDEAVDPAVGVLLAAKVGTQVETGEPLAYLLAGNKGVEKAKELVANAYTIATGPPAPRPMVHAVIYEGK; this comes from the coding sequence TTGGAAGCCGGCAGGATTATCAGAAAGAAGCGCGACGGGGAACGTCTTACGGCGCGGGAAATCAGCTGGTTCATTCAGAAATACGTTTCGGGTGAGATACCTGATTATCAGGCTGCGGCCTGGCTCATGGCCGTATACATCAGGGGTTTTAACTCGGCGGAAACGGTCGCGCTTACCGAGGCGCTCCTCCGTTCCGGGGAACGGCTGGACCTGTCCGGAATATCCGGGATTAAGGTGGATAAGCACTCCACCGGCGGGGTAGGCGACAAGACGACGCTGGTGCTGGCGCCGCTCGTGGCCGCTGCCGGGGCGAAGATGGCCAAGATGTCCGGCAGAGGCCTCGGACATACCGGTGGGACCGTAGACAAGCTGGAATCCATCCCGGGTTTCAATACGGCGCTCGAACCCGAGGCCTTCATCGCCCAGGTCAACCGGGTGGGAGTGGCCGTGGTCGCGCAGACGGAGGCGATCGTTCCCGGGGACCGGAAGCTGTATGCCTTGCGGGATGTTACCGCCACCGTAGACAATATACCTTTGATTGCGGCGAGTGTTATGTCAAAGAAACTGGCCTGCGGCGCCGATGCGATTGTCCTCGACGTTAAGACCGGAAGCGGCGCCTTTATCGAGGACGCGGAGGCGGCATGGGAACTGGCGAGGCTGATGGTTTCAATCGGCCAGCGGGCCGGGCGGCGAGTGGCGGCGCTGATCACGAATATGGACCAGCCCCTCGGATACGCCATCGGCAACGCGATCGAGGTGGCCGAAGCCATAGCAACCCTGGGTGGTCAGGGACCGCTTGACCTGACCGAACTGTGTCTTGGGCTCGGAAGCCGGATGCTGGTTTTGGGCGGCCTGGCTTCCAATCTGGAAGAGGCGCGGTCGAGGCTTCAGGAAATGCTCTGGGACGGCAGCGCGTTTGCCAAATTCAAGGAGTGGGTGCAGGCGCAGGGCGGCAACCCGCGGGTGGCGGATGACCCGGGGATTCTGCCGCAGGCCCCGCAGAAGATACCGGTTCTCAGCCCCAGGGCGGGGTATGTGGTTCAAATCAACGCCCAACCGGTGGGCGAGGCCGCACGGCTTCTAGGCGCCGGCCGGTCACGTAAAGACGAGGCCGTCGACCCGGCGGTCGGAGTGCTGCTGGCGGCGAAGGTCGGCACACAGGTGGAAACCGGCGAGCCCCTGGCGTATCTCCTGGCGGGGAATAAAGGGGTGGAGAAGGCAAAGGAACTGGTGGCCAACGCGTATACCATCGCGACCGGACCTCCGGCGCCCCGGCCTATGGTACATGCCGTGATTTACGAGGGAAAATAA
- a CDS encoding cation diffusion facilitator family transporter yields the protein MATKNAAVMAALIGNFLIATAKLTAALITHSSSMLAEFLHSLADVGNQVLLLVGISRSTRPPDTEHPFGYGKERYFWAFLVAVTMFFVGAVLSIYKGVEGVLHPHRLEDPLVNYIVLGLSVLFESYSLRTAIRELKSLRKGSLFSNLRQTKDPTLLIVFFEDTAAMLGIVLAALGIFLSHIMNNSVFDALASVFIGLVLATVAFYLARNTMGFLIGQSASSHDRNLIIAAVEEVPEVVALLEVLTMHVGPEQILVNLHVKFKEGLSTDELERVIDKVEKSIRNAVPEVCRIFVEAESLRKLKPLPVN from the coding sequence ATGGCCACAAAAAACGCGGCCGTAATGGCCGCGCTGATCGGAAACTTCCTGATCGCAACCGCCAAGCTGACCGCGGCGCTTATAACCCATAGTTCCTCAATGCTTGCCGAATTCCTGCACTCACTGGCCGACGTAGGCAATCAGGTGCTGCTTCTGGTGGGCATCAGCCGCAGCACACGCCCGCCGGACACCGAGCACCCTTTCGGGTACGGAAAGGAAAGATACTTCTGGGCTTTTTTGGTCGCCGTAACCATGTTCTTCGTCGGCGCTGTTTTGTCGATATATAAAGGTGTGGAAGGAGTTTTGCACCCGCACCGCCTTGAAGATCCGCTCGTGAATTATATTGTGCTGGGACTTTCCGTCCTGTTTGAAAGCTACTCCCTCCGCACCGCCATACGAGAATTAAAAAGCCTCCGGAAAGGCTCCCTTTTCAGCAACCTGCGGCAGACGAAAGATCCCACCCTTTTAATCGTATTCTTTGAAGATACCGCCGCCATGCTCGGCATCGTCCTTGCCGCCCTGGGAATCTTCTTAAGCCACATCATGAATAATTCCGTTTTTGACGCTCTCGCCTCGGTTTTCATCGGCCTGGTACTGGCGACCGTCGCGTTTTATCTTGCCCGGAACACCATGGGTTTTCTTATCGGCCAGAGCGCGTCTTCTCATGACCGCAATTTAATCATTGCCGCTGTCGAGGAGGTGCCCGAGGTCGTCGCACTTCTTGAGGTTCTTACAATGCACGTCGGCCCGGAACAAATCCTTGTAAACCTTCACGTTAAATTCAAGGAGGGCCTTTCCACCGACGAGTTGGAGCGTGTTATCGACAAGGTGGAAAAGAGCATCCGGAATGCGGTGCCGGAAGTCTGCCGCATTTTTGTAGAGGCGGAATCACTACGTAAGCTGAAGCCGCTGCCGGTAAACTAG
- a CDS encoding HIRAN domain-containing protein: MELLKDVSRLGYIEDWNGSADDFFYIIRGIRHLQAGAIWAGIYQMQRISRWHLTATKLLAKYVPEEILLNTAAELYHSNLNRDKRLLLILGSVLGPAALTLEDYFVKATHFITRTVGLRHNFRFDQLARLEPGVRVTLERDPDEPNDPNAIMVLAPWGRRLGYLHAPLSAAIAARCDRGEVFGARVAAVLNAAYDAGERLHVEIWKENCPDARILPGFEKQQVSGTERHNHKLSLVRRA; this comes from the coding sequence TTGGAACTTCTAAAAGACGTTTCCCGGCTGGGCTATATCGAGGATTGGAACGGAAGCGCAGATGATTTCTTTTACATTATCCGGGGCATCCGGCATCTTCAGGCTGGGGCCATCTGGGCCGGAATATATCAAATGCAGCGCATCAGCCGGTGGCACCTTACGGCGACCAAGCTGCTGGCGAAATACGTGCCGGAAGAAATTCTTTTGAATACGGCCGCCGAGCTTTACCACAGCAATCTCAACCGGGACAAGCGTCTGCTGCTGATCCTCGGGTCTGTCCTGGGACCGGCGGCTTTGACGTTAGAGGACTACTTCGTTAAAGCCACACATTTCATCACCCGGACGGTCGGCCTGCGCCATAACTTCAGATTTGATCAATTGGCAAGGCTCGAACCGGGGGTCCGGGTTACCCTTGAACGTGACCCCGATGAGCCTAATGACCCCAATGCCATTATGGTGCTGGCTCCCTGGGGCCGCCGTCTGGGATACCTTCATGCTCCGCTCTCAGCCGCCATCGCCGCCCGTTGCGATCGGGGGGAGGTCTTCGGGGCAAGGGTCGCGGCGGTTCTGAATGCGGCTTATGACGCCGGTGAGCGGCTGCATGTTGAGATCTGGAAGGAAAACTGTCCGGATGCACGTATATTGCCCGGCTTTGAAAAGCAGCAGGTTTCCGGGACGGAGCGGCATAATCATAAGCTTTCGTTGGTCCGGAGGGCTTAA